In a genomic window of Mesoplasma tabanidae:
- a CDS encoding bifunctional folylpolyglutamate synthase/dihydrofolate synthase, translating into MISVDKFLIPIQQRFQNEYNLDKVLKALNNIEKNIPVINVVGTNGKGSTSFFLSNGLKTKYEKVGLFISPAFLYHNERIQINNEPISDEDLKKYILKANNFIKKYNLTFFEIWTLIAIMYFNDRNVDIAVIEAGIGGIKDSTNLFSNQIATILTSVSFDHTEILGNNIADIIYQKVNIAKDNTFLFVSADNEKYKSIIKDSIMNNVKIIYSEKYENAKIEYQKGNKGVVKTVLEYLGVEDFSCLELNTLKGRFTELEYNNKKIIIDGAHNVDGIRALISSIENKENWTILYGAIEGKEHNKILELLDENFENVNITTFDFHKAWDTSLIKHSNKVKEWKEFIELSDKNLIICGSLYFVPLVYKYLIKK; encoded by the coding sequence ATGATTTCAGTAGATAAATTTTTGATACCTATACAACAAAGATTTCAAAATGAATATAATTTAGATAAAGTTTTAAAAGCATTAAACAATATTGAAAAAAACATACCAGTCATTAATGTGGTTGGGACAAATGGCAAAGGAAGTACTTCTTTCTTTTTGTCTAATGGATTAAAAACAAAATATGAAAAAGTTGGTTTGTTTATTTCTCCAGCATTCTTATATCACAATGAAAGAATTCAAATTAATAATGAACCAATTAGTGATGAAGATTTAAAAAAATATATTTTAAAAGCAAATAATTTTATAAAAAAATATAATCTTACTTTTTTTGAAATATGAACTTTAATAGCAATTATGTATTTTAATGATAGAAATGTTGATATTGCTGTTATTGAAGCTGGTATAGGTGGAATCAAAGATTCAACAAATTTATTCTCTAATCAGATAGCAACAATACTAACTTCAGTTTCATTTGATCATACTGAAATATTAGGTAATAATATTGCAGATATTATTTATCAAAAAGTTAATATAGCAAAAGATAATACTTTTTTGTTTGTTAGTGCTGATAATGAAAAGTACAAATCAATTATTAAAGATTCAATAATGAATAATGTAAAAATTATTTATTCAGAGAAGTATGAAAATGCTAAAATAGAATATCAAAAAGGAAATAAAGGAGTTGTTAAAACAGTTCTTGAATATCTAGGTGTTGAAGATTTTTCATGTCTAGAATTAAATACACTAAAGGGTAGATTTACTGAACTAGAATATAATAATAAAAAAATAATTATTGATGGAGCTCATAATGTTGATGGGATAAGAGCACTTATTTCAAGCATAGAAAACAAAGAAAATTGAACAATTTTATATGGTGCAATTGAGGGCAAAGAACATAATAAAATATTAGAGTTATTAGATGAAAATTTTGAGAATGTAAACATAACAACTTTTGATTTTCATAAAGCATGAGATACAAGTTTGATTAAACATTCAAATAAAGTAAAAGAATGAAAAGAGTTTATAGAACTTTCGGATAAAAATTTAATAATCTGTGGTAGTTTATATTTTGTACCTTTAGTGTACAAATATTTAATAAAAAAATAA
- a CDS encoding folate family ECF transporter S component, whose product MLFWVTNIIAILLILSLFFIGMFIDKMHAKKFTVKNITLLGLIVSLSIILTNVIGYSMVFGFRIMIGNFMIFFAGMVFGPLGGIMAGFCSDLVGSMINITGTFHFGFMLSKIFIGFCGALVFIFKKNNFWFIKMIFFLIFSLTITSFLITPICLVASGLGSLATINYIKKIIILPIELLIFIPSLYACLKISSLLLKSEIQQPSRPWFLRHGQLKFKISKSAKK is encoded by the coding sequence ATGCTTTTTTGGGTAACTAACATAATTGCAATATTGCTAATCTTATCTTTATTTTTCATAGGTATGTTTATCGATAAAATGCATGCTAAAAAATTCACAGTTAAAAATATAACTTTATTAGGATTAATAGTTTCACTAAGTATAATACTAACTAATGTAATCGGGTACTCAATGGTTTTTGGTTTTAGAATCATGATAGGTAATTTTATGATTTTCTTTGCAGGAATGGTTTTTGGTCCACTAGGTGGAATAATGGCTGGATTTTGTTCTGACTTAGTTGGATCGATGATTAATATTACAGGAACATTTCATTTTGGGTTTATGTTGTCTAAAATATTTATAGGTTTTTGTGGAGCACTAGTTTTTATATTTAAAAAAAATAATTTTTGATTTATAAAAATGATTTTTTTCTTAATTTTTAGCTTGACTATTACTAGTTTTTTAATAACTCCAATTTGCTTAGTTGCTAGTGGACTAGGAAGCTTAGCAACAATTAATTACATTAAAAAAATTATTATTTTGCCTATCGAGTTGTTAATTTTTATACCAAGCTTATATGCTTGTTTAAAAATATCAAGTTTATTATTGAAAAGTGAAATACAACAACCATCTAGACCGTGATTTTTAAGACATGGTCAATTAAAATTTAAAATATCAAAAAGTGCAAAAAAATAA
- the hprK gene encoding HPr(Ser) kinase/phosphatase, with protein MSKLTIKELVNKFDFEIISGADHINSEITVYGLNRAGLELTGYFNEKEDKKHKRAILMSSKENNYMSQFSDSEASDKYKSLIKMGSPAIIITQKFTDERLSKVAKELDFPLLKINYPSTSELTQKILDIYDLYFAPTIEVHSTLMNIYGKGVLIFGQSGIGKSEVSLELMKKNHLFVGDDRIVISNRNSELFGKSHALLQNLIEVRGIGIIDISKVQGQQLIMPETKIHMGIELFKFQEGGIDNTDRLGNEWTQKDFLGLKIPYLRVPVSAGRNLANIIEAAVGQLKVNESSDAQDIIELLAKRNSELAE; from the coding sequence ATGAGTAAATTAACCATAAAAGAACTTGTTAATAAATTTGATTTTGAAATTATTTCTGGTGCTGATCACATCAATAGCGAAATAACTGTTTATGGTTTAAATCGTGCAGGTTTAGAGTTAACAGGATATTTTAATGAAAAGGAAGATAAAAAGCATAAACGTGCTATTTTAATGTCTTCAAAGGAAAACAATTATATGTCGCAATTCTCAGATAGCGAAGCTAGTGATAAGTATAAAAGCTTAATTAAAATGGGTTCACCAGCTATAATAATTACACAAAAATTTACTGATGAAAGATTATCAAAAGTGGCAAAAGAATTAGATTTTCCATTGTTAAAAATTAATTACCCTTCAACAAGTGAATTAACTCAAAAAATATTGGATATTTATGATTTATATTTTGCTCCAACAATTGAAGTTCATTCTACATTAATGAATATTTATGGTAAAGGTGTACTTATTTTTGGACAATCAGGAATTGGTAAATCAGAGGTATCTTTAGAGTTAATGAAAAAGAACCACTTATTTGTTGGTGATGATAGAATTGTTATTTCAAACAGAAATAGCGAATTATTTGGTAAGTCACATGCGCTTTTACAAAATTTAATTGAAGTAAGAGGAATTGGAATTATTGATATTTCCAAAGTACAAGGTCAACAATTAATTATGCCCGAAACAAAAATACATATGGGTATTGAATTATTTAAATTCCAAGAAGGTGGGATAGATAATACTGATAGATTAGGAAATGAATGAACTCAAAAAGATTTTTTAGGTTTAAAAATTCCGTACTTAAGAGTCCCAGTTAGTGCTGGTCGAAACTTGGCTAATATTATTGAAGCAGCAGTTGGGCAATTAAAAGTTAATGAAAGTTCAGATGCACAAGATATTATTGAATTATTAGCAAAAAGAAATAGTGAATTAGCAGAATAG